TGTTTCATTTGCATTTGTGTTCCATTTGAACCACTACGACAAACAACACATTACTCAATAAATAAGTGTATGGATTTACTCGAACGAACTGGAGTATGTAAGTTATGCAGGCTGGAAGTGGACTAAAGTCCCCTTTTTAGCTGGATCGTCGTGATGTATTCGTAAAGAATTGGACTCCTCTCATTCGAAACCCCCGCCCATTTAAATAGACCTTCAACGATGATCACGTGGTGTAACAGATGTTCTTCCGGTGTCTGCGTTCGTTCGTTCCGAGTTCCGTTTACTTCCTTCAGTCCTATTCCTTTGGTCCAGGTTGACGCGTGTTGAAATATTGTACATTTGAAACGTCATATATATCGTGTGACAGAACACGATGCGACAAATGAAACGTCTGTTAGATGTATATGTGGCGTTGCAGGCGCTGTTTGCGTTGTCATGGTGCTTTACCGACGCAGATCCGGGGCCTGCAGTAGGTTCTCAGTCGAATGGAGAACGTTTCAAAATCGAAGGGCGAGCGATCGTTCCCGGAGTGAAAACACAGGAGTGGGTCTCCACAGCCCGAATCCTGGTGGAAGGAGAGGAATATGTGGGTTTTGTCAAGTGAGTTGCCAGCAATTCTAACGTCAAAAAGAATGATGTAACGTAAATACTAATTTCGTGTTTGTCAGTTTTTCGATTTACTGCATAACGTTACTTGATCTCAATTATAATGATCTTGTTTAAGCTTTCTCTTATATGAATATGATTTCTAGAGTATTTgtgaaaaatgtgtttgtatgtaaTATCATtccattgcattgcattgtaatTCAGATTAGATGGGCAGTGGTTTCATTGCAAGcctttaaacgtttttttttgccAAGATGACAGAATTAACCACATCAGTTTCCCTCACAGGACTGATGGGAGCTTCGCTGTCAACGATGTGCCCTCTGGCTCATATGTGGTTGAAATCGTATCACCATCTTTCAGATTTGATCCTGTTCGGGTGGACATTACCTCCAAAGGGAAAATGAGGTGGCTTTTACTTTCCCAATTTATTCTACCTCCttctaacaattatttttgtaaacatCTAAGTGAATCTCACAGTGTTGTTGAACCATAGGGCACGCTTGGTGAATTACATCAAAACCTCAGAAGTTCTCCGACAGCCGTACCCTCTTCAGATCAGATCCAGTGGTCCACACACGTACTTCATGAAGCGGGAAACATGGGGCTGGACTGATTTTCTCATGAACCCAATGGTAAAATCATATAATGGTTATTGTGTGTTTGATTCTTTCAGATTTATTGggttttgctttaattactggaGATTAAGcagtcattgttattttttttatttcctctacTTTAGATTAACTTGCTGTTTATAATAATATGACTTTAGCTATGACATAGGTGTTGTTGATGGTTTTTATTAGCTCTTGTGACTTGtcttgtaaaatattttgtcgTCCTTAGGTCATGATGATGGTTCTTCCCTTATTAATCATCGTCCTGCTCCCAAAGGTGGTAAATACTAATGATCCTGAGATGAGAAaggtaataaataaaacatagcaTGTAGTACCTACAAGTAGGTACAGATATTTTCATCCAATGTATATTGCTTTATTTATACAatttcatatgtttttttcctgCAGGAAATGGAGCAATCTATGAATATGTTGAACCCTAACCCAGAATTGCCAGATGTTTCTGAATTCATGACAAAGTTGTTCTCAAAGGGCTCCAGTAAGGCTGGCGGTGGCAACAAAGGCAGCAGAAGTGTTGCTCTGAAGAGGAGGTAGTGCCGTGTATTTTGTCGGTTTTCTTTAACACTGTTTTACTGGTTttctttttatatgtatatatatgaacaGTTTCTTTTTCAACTGAAAAGCTTGACAAAGCAATACTGTGTTTGCACTCTACCACGTTTCCATGCTTAATTGTCTTCTTTGGATGCATTGTTAATAATCAGATAATTTTACTCATTGTAATGATACTCTGAAAACTATACAGACAATTTATTAATGGAGAAAACCAGTACAGATCGAGCAAGGCatgtattcatcttttttttttttttagagcttaACTAGGATGTTTAAACTTTAAATGTAGAATGAGTGAAAAATAAAGTACTTGATTGGTCAAGAGTCCTCTTCCAAGAGAAACAGTTTTGCTAAAACATTTCAATATCTTGTAATGCAATTAACGTGATGGTAGTCTATGCTTTTACTGCTTCTGTGCAAAAGATTCATCACACAGGTATGATTCCTTCTCGGAATTGAGGTCTATACAGTTTCACCTCAGTTATAACTTGAATAAAAGCAAAATAGTGATAAAATGCAACAGCTGCAGTACGGCTGTACTGATAAAGTCAGATTCAGAAGTATGCTTGTTTTACTCATTTTGTCACAAGAATTCTGGGATATTTTAAAGCACACTTGAGCTTAAGGGTCaagatagataaaaaaatatataacgaGGGTCCATTTTTTGCAGTGATACCATGTGTATTTCCAGACCAACCCATGGTGATCACATTGAGCCCAATTCTTCTTAATAACTActtgaaataaagttttttaggttataatatttaatatatcttgTTGGGTTTGTACAAGACTGTGAATGAAGATGAGAAATGCAAAAGATTTAAGCTATGAAGTATAATcttatttaaattgaatgaaaataAACTGGTGGAAAATATCCGTTTTGCTTATTTGTCTACGGTTCTCAGCATGATGCTTGCATGGTAATATGTGTGGAgatcaacatttaaaacacatttcatgATAAGTGACTGGTAAACAGTTGCTAGTATATGAGTGGGTAGCTGTAGCTTTATTTTGACTCGAACCCCTTCCAAATCCAGACTGATGTTTCAATTAGTTGGGTTAATCtcatgttaaaacatttatttcacatcAAATTAAATGGCACGTCATCACAAGAGTAGAGACTTCTTTAACAATATGAATGGAAAACAGCCAGGCAACATTTATTAATGTGTTATTATGAGTTAATGTTCAAGTGAGTTCTGATTTAATTCGTGGCATTACaaagatgtgtatatatatatatatattgtatgtagcATAGACCAGAATGTAAAGCACAGAATGTAAAATGTGCTTTCAGTGTTGTAGTCTTAATGAATGCcatgtaaattaatatttcatcCAGAGTGATGCTACAATCTTTTTGTGTAAATCATACACAAATGTCTACAGTGATGGTTTGGAAACACAAAAATCTTCAAATCTGTATCTAACACTGTCCAGTTCTGCAAAcataagaataataaaacaacatttctttGCACATCATTTCAATATGcttaatatatatacaatatgctTTGGATGTATGCAGTGTCACTGACATGACCAAACCATacaatacataaaaattattttatcacaAAAAGTTTACCTTGTAATAAACACTGTATGtggtatttataataattttaaagttcACATTCCATATTTTCATACCTTTATTTATTGTCCTCACCATCCCTAGCCCtagacatttcacaatattaaaatacactgttgtgtaaacatgttaaatgaaAGCAGATTAGTAGCTacgttaaatattaattatatcatttttcaaatcattatagcaatataaatgaaatgtacacacacacacacacacacacaaatatataaccTAGAAAATTGTAAGGAATTATATAGGAATATGGTTTATGGCACTGTATGCACAacataaactgaaattaaattttaatgccCTAGCGATCTTGATCATTTAGAATACTCTGAAATCAGACACTTCTGTTGTGTTCCTTCAGAATTTAATGGTTTTGACCACACTAGTAAAGTTTCTCCTCTCCTCTGTTCTTCTTCCACTTGCAGAGGACTAACATCCAAAAGGTCTTCTGGAAGGTCTTGTTGCATAGGGCATAACACATGGGGTTGATGGTGCTGTTGACATAGCAGAGCCAGTAACCCAAATGCCAGAGGGACACTGGGATGCATTCAGAACAGAAGGTGGAGATGAGCACCATGATATTGTATGGGGTCCAGGTGAGGAGGAATGCCAGAAGAATGGCGCTTAGAGTCTGAGCAGCCTTTTTCTCCTTGATGAGGACCATTCTTTTCCGCTTGGTCATCTGGATCTTTAAGTTTGGATCTTCTGGTTTAGTAGAAGTGGATGTGGATGAAGGAGCCTGTGGCTCTGAAGACTGACAATGATCTGTGTTTGTTCTTTCTCCTTTGGGACTACCTTGCAAAGCGGTGATGTCGCTAAGGATCGGCTTGAACTTGtatgacatacattttttatCGTTTGTCTGGGAGCATTTTGCAAGATCACTTAGATACTTGCTGTCTTCATAACAGAGTAGCTGTCCATTTCTATTGGCTTTTGATTCTTGGTTCTTGAATGATTCTCGCGGGGTTGTCTCAGAGATGGACCGCTCGTCATCCTCTGATGATGTGTAACTGTTCAGGGTGCTGACCTGGTCTGATTTTGTCCACAAGTCCTCAGACTGCAATGTTGTCCTAGTTACATAACTCTGGTTGGATGAAGACCATGATGCTTGAGTCCTGTCCCTCTTGTTCTTAAAGCTAAAGCATCGTAGTATTGGCTTTCGTACTTTAGGCTCTTCATGACTGTCCAGCGATGGGTATCCTTGGAGCTCTGCTAAGTTCTTAGTGcgtttttctgtttctttgtagATTTTGGAATATAAGATTATCATGATGGATACTGGGACATAAAAGGCTGCTATGGCTGTCCCAAAAGTAATTATGGGTTCTGAGAAAAACTGAATCTGGCATTGGTCAGGAGGAACTGTCCTCTCTCCAACAAAGTACTGCCAGCACAGAATGGGTGGAGCCCACAATATAAACGATACCAACCACGCCAAGCCAATCATGATGCCTGCACGTTTCGGGGTCCGTTTAGCCCTGTAGGTAAGTGGTCTTGTAATTGAAAAATATCTGTCAAAGCTGATGACCAGCAAGTTCATTACCGATGCATTACTTGCAACATAGTCAAGCGCCAACCACAGATCACAAGCTATATTCCCTAAAGACCAGTATCCCATAAGAATGTATGACGTGTACAGGTTCATTGAGAACACGCCGATAATGAGGTCTGCAAAAGCTAAACTGAGTAAGTAGTAGTTGTTAACAGTCTTAAGTTGGCTGTTGACCTTGAAAGAAAGAATCACCAGCACATTACCTACTACTGTGATGAGACTCACGACAGCTGATACTGTTGCAATGGTTATAACTTCCAACAGACTGTATGGGGCAGGCAAGATAGTGGAGACATTTCCACTTGCAGTTAAATTTTGAATATCCATGTTCATCCTGTTACCGCTGATCGGTTAGAAAACTCTTGATGAAATTTTCACTGTATTCTTCATGTTCACTTGGCAATGGATAGTCTGAAAACACAATAAAGAGATCGAACACTTTAAAAACAGGAGAATTTGaacaaaaaatgcatgttttgtgtgtgagACACCTATAAACAAATACAGGCCAAACATGTAGCTTACTACAATAAAGCTTTACAATTAAAATTCTAAAGGCGAAACACTACAGGCAAAACCATTCTTTTTTCATGCACTAGTCAATTTTGGGATCAAGATGTTGGGCTATTCAGCACTACTATATTGTTTCCATAACAAGAAAACCAAAATATGTAttccaaaatacatatttaattgctaattttattacttttttatctatttgcatatctagttttaaattattaaaggccaacaatctccacttcagtagcatttacataaaccaaaactattttaatattcttaatatttttaaggCTTTTACAAAGGGGTTTGTTTCTATATAATTCAGAGAGATAAAAATCGAGATCCAAATTCCCCTTTGTAAAAAACTTTAACAAGGATTTTGAACCTGTCCTTATTCCATGTTCATATTTCATAGATATCAGAAATGCAAATTAGTCCATATATAATTAAACAGCGCCccatttgcatattttttattaaaaagaaaaacgttATTCACCTGTGGTGACTTGACATAAAtgagtaattatttaaaaagtctgaataattaataattttagttttacactttttaagtattttttcttGTAATATGTCAATATGCCTAAGTCAAAGAATTCACccttcaaaatataatgtaatttacattttctttacgAATCGAGTATCGAGTCAGATCTCACATGCCCCACACACCACTGGTGCTACGGTTTTTGATAGTATTCACACTTATACATGTTTCCCTCAGCATTTTAGATCTGATGCACATTTGTCATTCGATAAACTGAACTCGCATTTACCATTAGGCGGAACTAGTTGGACGGGCGGAACGTTTCCCCAGTGAAAAGGGTTCTCTTTTAAGTGTAACAACTGTTGTGGTGTTACACGATTACAGCCTCGAGTCGAAATTAGTTCTCTAGACTAAATTTCATTTTCAGTTATGGAAGGCAGACGGGGACGCGGTGGGCATTGGAAaagaggaggtggaggtggaggtggaggtgaTGCTGAGACCAGCGGTTCAGGAGAGCACAGGGGTCGCGGAAGAGGAGGACCCCACCATCGTGGAAGAGGCAAACGAGATCATCGTAGAGGAAGAGGGCGCGAGTTTGGACCTCCTGCAGACTTTAGAGACTTTCGACGAGTGAGTGACACCCTTTAAAAATCTCCACGGCAACCATAGTTTCTGCAGAAGTACCATAATCACTGGAAATACGTTACGTTGGGTCAAATAATTGCGtttatttttatcataataaAACTGGTATTAATAGACACAAATGGCATGAAAAAAGTGACAAGCATTCAGAGAGTCTCTCACACTGTTTTAATGAGGTTCATTTGATCAATTATTAATTTATGGTAATAAGTAACTGTGCTGTACAATAAAATGTTGACTGTGGTTAACTTTTAAGGTTTTCATTAATCTAATAAAACAACTGGGTTATGTCATGCTTGTTCACTGTCATCCTTTTTCTGATCACTTTCCAGAATCAAGATGACAATGAGAACAAAGAAAACTTTGAGCAAGAGGAAGAGGACAAGACCTTCTCTAGACGAAAGCTTGCATCCAACTGGGACCGTTATAAGGAATCTGAGAAAGAAGAAATTAATGAAGATGTTCCTGCGCAGAGAGGCACAGACTATCATGTCCTCCTCACTTCAGCTGGTAAGACATGACTAGTACCCACTTAGATCTGTGTCATATTTCCCTCGTGCCTCCGATTGAGCTCATGCAGGCAAGAGATCAAAACCAAAATTAATGTAGAACAACACTGGTGTTAACCAGCTGTCCTGCTGTGTGCTATTGGCATATGAAAGGGCAATGAGAAGGGCAAAGCTCTATTTCTGTTGCACGGTTGTATTGATTAATAGACTCTTCTCATAAGCAACAGTTTTGCCATGTTTACAAATAGCACAGTGAACTACCATTACTAACCACACGGTTCAAagtttgaattaaattttttttttaagaactgtggAGATCGATGTAATGGACATTTTTTgttacccatttatttatgtccGCGAAGTTAATACAGAGAGTGTACATTTTGTTCAAGGGCAGGTCATTAACACACAACTGtctaattattaaaaaagaacCATCACAGAGACTTTTGTTCTTTAATGAGCCTTAATCCAGTGTAAGTGCAGAATAAGTTAACATTACGCTATTCTCTTGAGGGAATTTTCTTTGCTCAATTTGCCTCTAATTTCCCTAATCCGCTTCCTCAAAAGCCACATTGATATTCATGAGATATATTTGTGTcaccggtatatatatatatatatatatatatatatatatatatatatatatatgagtgtgtgtgtatatatatatatatatatatatatatatatatatatatatatatatatatatatatattaggggtgtaatggttcacaaaattcacggttcggttcgatacaatacactgatgtcacggttcggttcggtacgttttagatacagcaaaatgtaaaaacatctcaacttttcagaatgccgcaagtgcaccgcgggtcatgtgacaagaactaaccaatcagcttcatcctttcccgtaacaacgttgaaagttcagccaagatgaagaaacagctgatcatagttgtatatggattgcagtattgaaataaatttagtagcagagctagcctactgcaagcgatttttagagctgcaaatccatttatcctttgctgaaatttccgcatcttcactgagagagcacgtcattgttgcttagcaaaggcagatgcctcaggggcgcttctgcccgagcgctttggaaaggaggagaaagacgcgcctagcgttttccacgcatttttaggcgcgatatatGAACGGCCCCTAcgtcgctcgctcactcagtacgcgctgaaggctcgttgcaaaatgtctaatgcatttaacagaccagaaatagaagatcctccaataaccaacaggtctggtgtttgggtgcactttggattccctgtaagctataatggtgatgacagaatgaatggtaaatagtagtctcatatccgcggctataacgtaaatgtaacgtaagcctaccaatcgccgcggtgatgtcttttgccctgtttgagtcagttggaaatgtctgactaaatgctgcggggatagtttgttgcgtgtatgtttctctttttttcctcttttcccagatactgacacaataaggtgatgtcggcgtaaatgagttgacatgtttcaagtattcccgctggtgtttttttttttcttttcgctggtgtaccctattgtcatgtagcagatgcgactgttgttgttttttttccaccactctcttgccatcaccattataggataaatgtatacataaaagtgtacaagcaatagggataaccgcaccctggagaggattgagaaaaaaaaacccattcaaaaatgtgggggagattcacaaagagtggactgcagctggagtcagtgcttcaagaaccactacgcacagacgtattcAAGACAttggtttcagctgtcgcattccttgtgttaagccactcttgaacaacagacagtgttagaagcgtctcgcttcaaaaaggactggactgatgctgagtggtccaaagttattttctctgatgaaagtaaattttgcatttcctttggatatcagggtcccagagtctggaggtaaagaggcaaaggcacacaatccacgttgcttgaggtccagtgtaaagtttccacagtcagtgatggtttggggctgcatgtcatctgctggtgttggtccactgtgttttctgtggtccaaggtcaacacagccgtataccaggacgttttagagcacttcatgcttcctgcagctgaccaactttatggagatgaagattttattttccaacaggactttgcacctgcacacagtgccaaagctaccagtacctggtttaaggacaatgttatccctgttcttaattggccagcaaactcacctgaccttaaccccatagaaaatatatggggtattgttaagaggaagatgcgatatgccagacccaacaatgaagaagagctgaaggccactatcagagaaacctgggctctcataacacctgagcagtgccacagaccgattgactccatgccacgccgcattgctgcagtaattcagacaaaaggagcctcaactaagtattgagtgctgtacacgctcatacttttcatgttcatacttttcatttggccaagatttctaaaaatcctttctttgtattggtcttaagtaatattaacattttgaaatttgaaaaaaatatgaatttagtatttttcttagttgtcagttataatcatcaaaatgaaaagaaataaacatttgaaatatatcagtctgtgtgtaatgaatgaatataatatacaagtttcactttttgtacggaattagtgaaatcaactttttgatggtattctaattatatgaccagcactgtatgtgtgtgtgtgtatatatatatatatatatatttatatatctatctcacTCATGCATCTCTGTGCAAACATGCATACCAGGAATTGTCAGTTGTTAGCAGcaatctttttctgtttgttgtgGCCAAAACATTAAAGTTGTACTCCACACAAAATCGGAGCACTTGATCTGTTTTGTTGCCCTCCACTTTTTCTCCTGCACATTTACGATTagtcatcagtggttcaaacttGCTGATCCCTGTATATGTGGGTGGAATTTGTATCTGCTCTCCAGAGCAAGTATTGTATCCATGACTTCTGTAATTGTGTATGACAGCTTGTCCATCAAAATGATGTGGTTGTGCCGCTCCACTTGTTTGTCATatgacaacaacaaaagaaagctGGTGTTCATTATAGGACTTTAAAATGGTTCAGTGCTTTCGCTTGACCACTTTGAAGAAGAATCTTTTCTGTCTTTCAAATTTTaactgtgaaaaatatatttaaataatttgttttactttgcaagatatatacaataaatatggtCACACCTATTGGTCAAATATTGCAATATAATGACTTCGGCTTAGTTATAAATAGAAAGAAGGCTATTCCGGTTTGTTCAGCTCCACGTCTTTCAAAGTTGCCCGACCTCCCCCTGCGATACTCAACATACTGCCCTTTATCTCATTATGACCCTGCCAGCAGGCTCTGATTAGTGACTGGGGTGGTAACTGACTGATTAGGTACAAAATGAGTGTAATTCAGCTTTCACCGGGGAGTGGAATAAAGTGGGGGAACATCCTTCCCTTGCCCTTGAGTTTTCTCACATATTACCAAAACCATAACTTAATCTGCATTCTTTAAAGGACTGGTTTGCCTAAAAATTCAAATTGTAGTCATTTAAGTCACCCTCAAATTCCTACAGgcttggaatgatatgagggtgattaaatgatgatgCAATTTTCattgttcctttaaaaaaaacttgtaatCATTTTATGCTCTCCTGCATCCTTATTGCTTTATGCAAATAAGAAAAGAAACAGATACATTAGCAGATGAGTTTTCTTCTTCATCATACCAGGTGCTTGCTCCTGTTTGTTGCCCACAAGGAAGTTTTTTGTGTTTAATCAGTTTAAGTGTGGAAATGCTAATGCATAGAAAACTAATTTTGCCTTCTAAAATGGCTGTAGCAATATCATATGCAACTGAGACAATATTCCATATGGTATGAATTTTTATTCAGCTGCAAATTTGCCATGATCTGTTATTATCCATGTCAAGTTATGGTGTCCAGGAGCCCAATCTTTTAGGCAGTCACTGTAAAGAAATCTACATCTGTCACATAACTTCAAATCTGTTTGTtgagaggctttttttttttttttagtgtgcaaATTACTGTCTCACAGATGGGTAATTTTAGTAAATCTAATTTCACATCTGATTGGAGATTAATCTGTCAGATCCTCTCAATAACATCTTTGAATTTGGGTAGCATCATCCAGTCCTTGTCACTCTAACGGTGAACTTGTTGCTAGGGGCCAGCTTCATAGGACAATGCTTAAGAACTAGGgcgcttttcttttctttttttgctccgTATAAACCCGAAATTCACAATGGTTTGAAGACAGACTGTGAGGAAGAATATGGTAGTTGCTGTCTTGTAATAATGATCTCCTTCAGATGAAAATGACGAGAAGCTCCCTCAGAATGCTTTGCATTGATTTCTGGTTTCGGGTAAGGAACCATAATAAACATAGTGCAGAATATTGTATTCACAGATAATACAAACCTGTATTTACATGTAATTAAAAATTAGTGTGTTTGcagatataataatatttatgatataatatttaccacacaaagttatttttttaataattatttaacacatttttacagcCTTTAgtcacattacattaatgttgatttatattatgttaaattattagtatatgtaaaataaaaaataaaaataatattaacctGGTTAAATAGATGCAAAATTATTGGTAATGGCTAGTGCATTAACTTATGTTAACAAATTGAACCTCATTGAAATTATATGTTTATTACATTGATTATAGATCATAGCATTAGcacatatattgatttatttaatctttttacaCTTCACATtctatactttttttgttgtttatctgATCTTCACAAATACTGCTTTTACTAtctatttaaatcattttcagtGGATCTCTGGGATCTCcttaacacagatttttttttttctccagaatatctgcttttgtgttccacaggttCAACATGTGGGTGATGAAAATGAaacataataaatttaaaaatgtcagtcAGTGAtatcagttgtctttttttttataatgttcacCTAATATTCAGACCACTAAATTGCCCACTAGTATTTACTACTTTTTCTTATTATAATTCATATGTGTCTTCAGTACTCACTCTTTTCATCATTCAGCCTTGAATTCCGTCTAGAGATCTGGCTTAGTCAGACTGTCATCCATCACTCTCTTCATCCAGTAAATTCTATAATCCTCAAAGTGGTAGGAACATGTTCTCCTTTGTTTTTGGAAGGCTTTTCTCATGGAAGAATCAAAGTAAAAAGCTCCGTCTCAAGTTGTGACAACCACACCAAAGTCCATCAAATCGAGTGTTAAGCATCTCTTTTTCTCTCGGTGGTGGACGGTGATGGGGAAATGCTGCTGCCGCTGTTTCTCTGGATGAATATGTGCTGCTCCTGTGGATGCACTGAAAGACACAGATGTGAATGGCTCGGAGGAGGTCATTCCCACTGGGCTGAGATGATCGTCATGATTTGGGGCAGTGAACAACAGGCAGACGCTGAGAatgggaggaggaagaggagaagagcGGGGGGCTGAACTGAAGCAGAAATGAGGGGATGAAGGTTAGACCGTTCATGCTCGTACTGTAGACAGTGGGGGTGTGTGAAGGGGTGGTATGATGCTCACTGAAACATAATGGAGGCATTAATTACTCTCATTTGACACAGATAGCGTGGCTGTGAGCAAATCGGTGGGTGGAAAGGATGGGTTATCAGGAATTACTGAAGCGAGAGGGTCATTTCATGACTTTTGGTATGTCTGTGAGCGCTACTTCAGCTCAAATCAAAGTAAAATAGTCATCAAAAATATTACAAGCTATTGAGTTTCCTGGCgaattgatttttatatatactcATACAGTAGTTTTTGCATTAATTGTCTGGTGTTCAAGAAGTGTTTGTTCCACTCGCTTCACTGTTTGGTGTTTTCAAAAAATATCTCATCTGCAGTTGTTGGCCAAATGAATAGCCCCACCTCAAATTTAC
The sequence above is a segment of the Carassius gibelio isolate Cgi1373 ecotype wild population from Czech Republic chromosome A20, carGib1.2-hapl.c, whole genome shotgun sequence genome. Coding sequences within it:
- the LOC127938769 gene encoding ER membrane protein complex subunit 7-like; its protein translation is MRQMKRLLDVYVALQALFALSWCFTDADPGPAVGSQSNGERFKIEGRAIVPGVKTQEWVSTARILVEGEEYVGFVKTDGSFAVNDVPSGSYVVEIVSPSFRFDPVRVDITSKGKMRARLVNYIKTSEVLRQPYPLQIRSSGPHTYFMKRETWGWTDFLMNPMVMMMVLPLLIIVLLPKVVNTNDPEMRKEMEQSMNMLNPNPELPDVSEFMTKLFSKGSSKAGGGNKGSRSVALKRR
- the LOC127938816 gene encoding muscarinic acetylcholine receptor M5-like is translated as MNMDIQNLTASGNVSTILPAPYSLLEVITIATVSAVVSLITVVGNVLVILSFKVNSQLKTVNNYYLLSLAFADLIIGVFSMNLYTSYILMGYWSLGNIACDLWLALDYVASNASVMNLLVISFDRYFSITRPLTYRAKRTPKRAGIMIGLAWLVSFILWAPPILCWQYFVGERTVPPDQCQIQFFSEPIITFGTAIAAFYVPVSIMIILYSKIYKETEKRTKNLAELQGYPSLDSHEEPKVRKPILRCFSFKNKRDRTQASWSSSNQSYVTRTTLQSEDLWTKSDQVSTLNSYTSSEDDERSISETTPRESFKNQESKANRNGQLLCYEDSKYLSDLAKCSQTNDKKCMSYKFKPILSDITALQGSPKGERTNTDHCQSSEPQAPSSTSTSTKPEDPNLKIQMTKRKRMVLIKEKKAAQTLSAILLAFLLTWTPYNIMVLISTFCSECIPVSLWHLGYWLCYVNSTINPMCYALCNKTFQKTFWMLVLCKWKKNRGEEKLY